In Drosophila teissieri strain GT53w chromosome 2R, Prin_Dtei_1.1, whole genome shotgun sequence, the following proteins share a genomic window:
- the LOC122615219 gene encoding brain tumor protein, with protein MASSPTPSLDSMRGGANSIESYEHAGYLSDSPLTLSGSSPPASDSAICSDEYTGGSSVKSRSEVTVINGHHPISASVSSSSSASSSSCSSSSSSSSSSSSSSSSTSGLSGCGSTSSSVISANNVASSNGPGVIGSNLQSSNNGNNSGISSLVVGAGKGSSSNSSTNTSTNGSAPRCTACKSKCSDAVAKCFDCQSYLCANCVTAHEFMHCFNGHNVCLIKGFEASTTGTPLSVGSPSNNPASNEFKYASSLTMMLQQQQQQLDSQQQQQQQQQLLPAQPMSQLSKIVLAAAAQANSQEQQREDSIYGSLHPQQQQQQQQQRQLFCPRHKQELLKFSCRTCCILVCKECIVLEHSTGLHELENVQSPGMTTTSGSTANETALQTLLADMRGKIGEIVGIAGNSDQTLTKVKLQYQKAHNELNETHQFFASMLDERKTELLKELETLYTAKVNSNNSWQQRSRDLIDKGLATCEAVERSPAPPSSLLAEALLLRKSLEQQLQTGIQEMQLPFEIEFMSNYQSIQAGVRNTFGYIRANSSDGGPTGMSLTNNGHGKQPPIARPTQSASNSSASSAGSGHHGHHQQSHHHGHHNHHQTAHHQQLQAQSSLHGLGLGLSGASLLDSSSSAGGAVGAFSNGGLLLTGRDRNALAVEQHFGELMPKRGGGGYTGSNGSAASAVAHYNPYEKWSNGGSDNLFSSVTSGVSGSSAVADAFASLSAVGGSVVSGAGAGGSTVSSESLLDLTNKLLSATIYPPKSQIKRQKMIYHCKFGEFGVMEGQFTEPSGVAVNAQNDIIVADTNNHRIQIFDKEGRFKFQFGECGKRDSQLLYPNRVAVVRNSGDIIVTERSPTHQIQIYNQYGQFVRKFGATILQHPRGVTVDNKGRIIVVECKVMRVIIFDQNGNVLHKFGCSKHLEFPNGVVVNDKQEIFISDNRAHCVKVFNYEGQYLRQIGGEGITNYPIGVGINSNGEILIADNHNNFNLTIFTQDGQLISALESKVKHAQCFDVALMDDGSVVLASKDYRLYIYRYVQLAPVVLHKLHSNINETSKSYLADRIQQHFI; from the coding sequence ATGGCGTCCTCACCGACACCATCTCTGGACTCGATGCGGGGCGGGGCGAACTCGATTGAATCGTATGAACACGCCGGCTATCTATCAGACTCTCCGCTCACGTTGAGCGGTTCATCGCCACCGGCCAGCGATTCGGCAATCTGCAGTGATGAGTACACGGGCGGCAGCAGCGTTAAGTCACGCTCTGAGGTGACGGTAATCAATGGCCATCATCCCATTTCGGCCTCCGTATCGTCCAGCTCTTCGGCCAGCTCGTCCTCCTGctcgtcgtcatcgtcctcatcctcgtcttCGTCATCGTCCAGCTCCTCGACCAGCGGCCTCAGCGGTTGCGGCAGTACCAGTAGCAGTGTGATCAGCGCCAACAATGTTGCTAGCAGCAATGGACCAGGCGTTATCGGCAGTAATCTTCAGTCCtcaaacaatggcaacaactcGGGCATCAGCAGTCTGGTCGTGGGAGCCGGCAagggaagcagcagcaacagctccaCCAACACATCCACCAATGGATCTGCGCCACGTTGCACCGCCTGCAAGAGCAAATGCAGCGACGCGGTGGCCAAGTGTTTCGATTGCCAGAGCTATTTGTGCGCCAATTGTGTAACTGCTCATGAGTTTATGCACTGCTTCAACGGACACAATGTGTGTCTGATTAAGGGTTTTGAAGCAAGCACCACTGGCACTCCGCTGTCCGTTGGATCGCCCAGCAACAATCCGGCATCAAATGAGTTCAAGTACGCTAGTTCTCTGACCATgatgctgcagcaacagcagcaacagcttgactcgcaacaacagcaacagcagcagcaacaattgctgCCGGCACAGCCCATGTCGCAACTCTCGAAGATTGTACTGGCGGCCGCTGCGCAGGCGAATTCCCAGGAGCAACAGCGCGAGGATAGCATCTATGGTTCACTGcacccacaacaacaacaacaacaacaacagcagagaCAACTCTTCTGTCCCCGACACAAACAGGAGCTGCTCAAGTTCAGTTGCCGCACCTGCTGCATCCTGGTGTGCAAGGAGTGCATTGTATTGGAGCACTCCACAGGTCTCCACGAACTGGAGAACGTGCAGTCACCCGGAATGACAACCACTTCGGGATCCACGGCCAACGAGACAGCTTTGCAGACTTTACTCGCCGATATGCGTGGCAAAATTGGCGAGATTGTCGGCATTGCTGGAAACTCGGACCAGACTCTGACCAAGGTGAAGTTGCAGTACCAAAAGGCGCACAACGAGCTGAACGAGACGCATCAGTTCTTCGCATCCATGCTGGATGAGCGCAAGACAGAACTGCTTAAGGAACTGGAAACGCTGTACACGGCCAAGGTTAACAGCAACAATTCGTGGCAGCAACGCTCCCGCGACTTGATCGATAAGGGACTGGCCACCTGTGAAGCGGTAGAGCGGAGTCCTGCTCCGCCATCATCCTTGCTGGCAGAGGCCCTTCTCCTGCGCAAATCCCTGGAACAGCAATTACAGACGGGCATTCAGGAGATGCAGCTACCCTTCGAGATAGAGTTTATGTCCAACTATCAGTCGATTCAGGCCGGCGTGCGCAACACATTTGGTTACATTCGAGCAAACAGCTCAGACGGTGGACCTACTGGCATGAGCCTGACGAACAATGGCCATGGAAAACAGCCGCCAATCGCCCGGCCGACACAGAGCGCGAGCAATAGCAGCGCCAGCAGTGCGGGAAGTGGTCACCATGGCCACCACCAACAGTCACACCATCATGGCCACCACAATCATCACCAAACGGCCCATCATCAACAGCTGCAGGCGCAATCGTCCCTGCATGGCTTGGGTCTTGGATTGAGTGGCGCCAGCTTGTTGGATAGCAGCTCTAGTGCAGGTGGAGCAGTGGGGGCCTTTAGCAACGGAGGACTTCTGCTGACCGGTCGCGATCGCAACGCCCTGGCAGTGGAACAGCATTTTGGCGAGCTAATGCCTAAGCGGGGAGGCGGTGGCTACACCGGCAGCAATGGATCCGCCGCCAGTGCCGTGGCCCACTACAATCCCTACGAGAAGTGGAGCAACGGCGGAAGCGACAACCTCTTTTCATCGGTGACAAGCGGCGTGTCTGGTAGCTCTGCAGTGGCCGATGCCTTTGCCAGTCTGTCTGCTGTTGGAGGATCCGTGGTTAGTGGCGCTGGAGCCGGCGGAAGTACCGTGAGTTCAGAATCGCTGCTGGACCTTACCAACAAACTGCTTTCGGCCACTATCTATCCGCCCAAGTCGCAGATCAAGCGCCAGAAGATGATTTATCACTGCAAGTTTGGCGAATTCGGCGTGATGGAGGGCCAGTTCACAGAGCCCAGTGGTGTGGCGGTAAATGCTCAAAATGACATCATTGTTGCGGATACAAACAACCACCGCATTCAGATCTTTGACAAGGAGGGACGCTTTAAGTTCCAGTTTGGCGAGTGTGGTAAGCGTGACTCGCAGCTGCTGTATCCGAACCGCGTGGCGGTGGTACGCAATTCCGGCGATATCATTGTTACCGAGCGCTCGCCCACGCACCAGATCCAGATCTACAACCAGTACGGCCAGTTTGTGAGGAAGTTCGGGGCCACTATTCTGCAGCATCCTCGCGGCGTGACCGTGGACAACAAGGGACGAATAATTGTGGTGGAGTGCAAGGTGATGCGTGTGATCATCTTTGATCAGAACGGCAATGTGCTGCACAAGTTCGGTTGCTCTAAGCACCTCGAATTCCCCAACGGCGTGGTGGTCAACGACAAGCAGGAGATCTTCATCAGCGACAATCGGGCGCACTGCGTCAAGGTGTTCAACTACGAGGGCCAGTATCTGCGGCAGATTGGCGGCGAGGGCATAACAAACTACCCAATTGGCGTCGGGATCAACTCGAACGGGGAGATCCTCATCGCGGACAACCACAACAACTTCAACCTGACGATCTTTACGCAGGACGGGCAGCTGATTTCGGCGCTCGAGTCAAAGGTGAAGCACGCCCAGTGCTTCGATGTGGCGCTCATGGACGACGGCAGTGTGGTGCTGGCCAGCAAGGACTATCGGCTCTACATATATCGCTATGTCCAACTGGCGCCAGTGG